Proteins found in one Clostridium butyricum genomic segment:
- a CDS encoding MarR family winged helix-turn-helix transcriptional regulator translates to MINIDIDKFIMFNNKIFRNTQGHLDRKLKKYNLSSGAYPYLIVLAKNEGISQIQISREIGNDRAMSARTINKLIESGFIYKVQDEKDNRAYKLYLTSKSKEILPLIHVEIQKTIHCITEDLTEDEKDITMRVLKNIFEKTKNLKKGDNI, encoded by the coding sequence ATGATAAACATAGATATCGATAAATTTATAATGTTTAATAACAAAATTTTTAGGAATACTCAGGGCCATTTAGATAGAAAATTAAAGAAATATAATTTAAGCAGCGGTGCATACCCATATTTGATAGTACTTGCAAAAAATGAAGGTATAAGCCAGATACAGATAAGCAGGGAAATTGGAAATGATAGAGCAATGTCTGCAAGGACCATAAATAAGCTTATTGAAAGTGGATTTATTTATAAAGTACAGGATGAAAAAGACAATAGGGCGTATAAACTTTATTTAACATCTAAATCTAAAGAGATATTACCACTAATACATGTAGAAATTCAAAAGACAATACATTGTATAACTGAGGATCTTACAGAAGATGAAAAAGATATAACTATGAGAGTATTAAAAAATATCTTTGAAAAAACTAAAAATTTAAAGAAAGGGGATAATATTTAA
- a CDS encoding MFS transporter encodes MDDKIKKWTIFIIIISATFMSTLDGSIVNVALPKMAEALGVTTSKIQWVVTSYLVVISAVILIFGRLGDMFGKTTVFKIGLSLFTLGSFLCGITSSFNILILARVVQAIGAAGTMANNQGIVTEIFPANERGKALGLIGTAVALGSLVGPGLGGFIVGSFHWKFIFLINVPIGIIALFYAFKLLPKSKRTSSEKLDIIGALLFIFTIIPLFMSLNEGINLGFTSPMILLGFAIAAICFISFIILEKKISSPLMQLDIFKNKLFSISIFCGFVSFVAIFCHNIILPFYLQDLMGYSPQKAGMILMAYPLILMVVAPLSGSLSDKIGSELLTFVGLIVGSIGLFLMATLNDNSKVIIMVIFIAIMSAGMGIFQSPNNSLIMSTVPKNKLGIAGSINALVRNVGMSTGIALATTLLYTQMSSKIGYRVTDFVSGRNDVFIYGMKWVYIAAGAICMIGAILTFYRMYKNSKENKAEELCDDIKSGDSVY; translated from the coding sequence ATGGATGATAAAATTAAAAAGTGGACTATATTTATAATAATTATTTCAGCGACTTTTATGTCTACGTTAGACGGAAGCATTGTTAATGTAGCACTGCCTAAAATGGCAGAAGCATTAGGAGTTACAACTTCAAAAATACAATGGGTAGTAACAAGCTATTTAGTCGTTATTTCAGCTGTTATTCTAATATTTGGACGTCTTGGGGATATGTTTGGTAAAACTACAGTTTTTAAAATAGGTCTTTCACTATTTACTTTAGGATCATTTCTATGTGGAATAACAAGCTCATTTAATATATTAATATTAGCAAGAGTAGTGCAAGCTATTGGAGCAGCAGGAACTATGGCTAATAATCAGGGGATAGTTACTGAGATATTTCCAGCAAATGAAAGAGGGAAAGCTCTTGGACTTATAGGTACAGCTGTTGCACTAGGTTCTCTTGTTGGACCTGGTCTTGGTGGGTTTATTGTTGGATCTTTTCATTGGAAATTTATATTTTTAATTAATGTTCCAATAGGTATTATTGCATTATTTTATGCATTTAAACTTCTACCTAAGTCTAAAAGAACAAGTAGTGAAAAATTAGATATCATTGGGGCATTATTATTCATCTTTACGATAATTCCATTATTTATGTCTCTTAATGAAGGAATAAATCTTGGATTTACATCGCCTATGATTTTATTAGGATTTGCTATTGCAGCAATATGTTTTATTTCATTTATTATACTAGAAAAGAAAATAAGCTCACCACTTATGCAACTTGATATTTTTAAAAATAAATTATTTTCTATAAGTATTTTTTGTGGATTTGTAAGTTTCGTAGCAATTTTCTGTCATAATATAATACTTCCATTTTACCTTCAAGATTTGATGGGATATTCACCACAGAAAGCAGGTATGATTCTTATGGCATATCCATTGATTTTAATGGTTGTTGCTCCATTAAGTGGAAGCTTATCAGATAAAATCGGTTCAGAACTTTTAACATTTGTTGGACTGATTGTAGGAAGTATTGGATTATTTTTAATGGCAACATTAAATGATAATTCTAAAGTTATAATAATGGTTATATTTATAGCAATTATGTCTGCTGGAATGGGAATATTCCAATCACCTAATAACTCATTGATAATGTCAACAGTACCTAAAAATAAACTTGGTATTGCAGGAAGTATTAATGCATTAGTAAGAAATGTAGGAATGTCAACGGGAATAGCTTTAGCAACAACACTTTTATATACTCAGATGAGTTCTAAAATAGGATATAGAGTTACTGATTTTGTTTCTGGAAGAAACGATGTATTTATATATGGAATGAAGTGGGTTTATATTGCTGCTGGAGCTATATGTATGATAGGAGCTATATTAACTTTTTATAGAATGTATAAAAATTCAAAAGAAAACAAAGCAGAAGAGTTATGTGACGATATTAAATCTGGAGATAGTGTATACTAA
- a CDS encoding LacI family DNA-binding transcriptional regulator: MKPKIQDVARLAGVSPTTVSRVLNDRGYISDETREKVNKAMKELNYFPNDVARSLFNKRTNLIGVILPTVSNPFFGELTFYIENICNSLGYKILLCNSLNNIDNEERYLEMLMRNQVDGIIVGTHNQGILEYKNDNMAVVSIDTDLSENIPIIGSDNYNGGKIATELLLSKGCKNIINIDGEFNLRTQARLRKIAYEDVMKSNNRIPITYEIVSTFDGGNQIQIANKILDEHPEVDGVFATNDLFAAAFINEARKRGRKIPEDLKIVGYDGTETSRSLLPDLTTIKQPIELIAKTSIELLIKEIEGDFSNRKSKIALPVSLIEGKTT, from the coding sequence ATGAAACCTAAGATTCAGGATGTAGCAAGACTAGCAGGAGTTTCACCAACAACTGTGTCAAGAGTTCTTAATGATAGAGGATATATAAGTGATGAGACAAGAGAAAAAGTCAATAAAGCAATGAAAGAGCTTAATTATTTTCCAAATGATGTTGCTCGGTCATTATTTAACAAGAGGACTAATCTCATAGGGGTAATATTACCAACAGTGAGCAATCCATTTTTTGGAGAACTTACATTCTATATAGAAAATATTTGTAATTCACTTGGTTACAAAATATTACTCTGCAATAGTCTTAATAATATTGATAATGAAGAGCGGTATTTAGAAATGCTTATGCGTAATCAAGTTGATGGAATTATTGTTGGAACACATAATCAAGGAATTCTTGAGTATAAAAATGATAATATGGCAGTAGTATCTATTGATACAGATTTATCTGAAAATATTCCTATTATAGGATCAGATAATTATAATGGTGGAAAGATAGCAACTGAATTGTTGTTATCAAAGGGATGTAAAAACATTATAAACATAGATGGAGAATTCAATTTAAGAACACAGGCAAGATTAAGAAAAATAGCTTATGAAGATGTTATGAAATCTAATAATAGGATTCCAATAACTTATGAAATTGTAAGTACATTTGATGGAGGAAATCAAATCCAGATTGCTAATAAGATTTTGGATGAACATCCAGAAGTTGATGGTGTTTTTGCAACAAATGATTTATTTGCAGCCGCATTTATAAATGAAGCAAGAAAACGAGGGAGGAAGATACCAGAAGATTTAAAAATAGTAGGATATGATGGAACAGAAACAAGCAGAAGTCTATTACCAGATTTAACAACTATAAAACAGCCTATAGAGCTTATTGCAAAAACTTCAATAGAACTACTTATAAAAGAAATAGAGGGAGATTTTAGTAATAGAAAATCTAAAATAGCTCTGCCAGTATCACTTATAGAAGGAAAAACTACTTAG
- a CDS encoding glycoside hydrolase family 32 protein yields MLDERIIRAEEVLKLAKENINERYRLGYHIMAPANWINDPNGLIQYKGEYHVFYQHHPYDENWGPMHWGHVKSKDCIHWKHCPIALAPGDEFDKGGCFSGSAVDNNGELTLIYTGHNYIDKEKDIFYETQNIAVSKDGITFEKYENNPVIAVPPEDSIHHFRDPKVWKHEDKWYMVVGNSTKDNIGRVILYSSLDLRKWDYVGTLATSKGELGYMWECPDFFKLGDKYVLSFSPQGIEKKDGKYPNLFQTGYIVGDYDYAKNEFKHGTFNEFDNGHDFYAVQTFLDDKGRRIAIGWMDMWESDMPTKQDGWCGALTMPRELTLSNDNKIKMNPIEEAEFLREENILSNENISISCENSFKFATGEKMLEINVIFDASQTDSEEFGIKIKGSSEEELVLKYDTVISKLTMDCSKYGKDKDSTRKADLAKNSKVSLRVFLDRSSIEVFINDGEAVMTSRIYPKENIGNIEFFTKNSEVEIQSLKAWKLKEAWI; encoded by the coding sequence ATGTTAGATGAAAGAATTATAAGAGCAGAGGAAGTTTTAAAATTAGCAAAAGAAAATATAAATGAAAGATATAGACTAGGGTATCATATTATGGCACCGGCAAACTGGATTAATGACCCAAATGGACTTATTCAATATAAAGGAGAATATCATGTATTCTATCAACATCATCCATATGATGAAAATTGGGGACCTATGCACTGGGGACATGTTAAGAGTAAGGACTGTATACATTGGAAGCACTGTCCAATTGCATTAGCGCCTGGTGATGAGTTTGATAAGGGAGGATGCTTTTCAGGAAGTGCAGTAGACAATAATGGAGAACTTACATTAATTTACACAGGACATAATTATATAGATAAGGAAAAAGATATCTTCTATGAAACTCAGAATATTGCAGTGAGCAAAGATGGAATAACATTTGAAAAATATGAAAATAATCCTGTTATAGCAGTACCGCCAGAAGACAGTATCCATCATTTCAGAGATCCGAAGGTGTGGAAACATGAAGATAAATGGTACATGGTAGTAGGAAATTCAACAAAAGACAATATAGGAAGAGTTATTTTATACTCATCGTTAGATTTAAGAAAATGGGATTATGTTGGAACTCTTGCTACAAGTAAAGGGGAATTGGGCTATATGTGGGAATGCCCTGATTTCTTTAAACTTGGAGATAAATATGTATTAAGCTTTTCACCACAGGGAATTGAAAAGAAAGATGGAAAGTACCCTAATTTATTTCAGACAGGCTATATAGTTGGAGACTATGATTACGCTAAAAATGAATTTAAACATGGAACATTCAATGAATTTGATAATGGACATGATTTTTATGCAGTTCAGACATTCTTAGATGATAAAGGACGCAGAATTGCAATAGGATGGATGGATATGTGGGAGTCAGACATGCCTACAAAACAAGATGGATGGTGTGGTGCATTAACAATGCCACGTGAATTAACATTAAGTAATGATAATAAAATAAAGATGAATCCAATCGAAGAGGCAGAGTTTCTTAGAGAAGAAAATATATTATCTAATGAGAATATAAGTATATCATGTGAAAATAGTTTTAAATTTGCAACAGGTGAAAAGATGTTAGAAATCAATGTTATCTTTGACGCATCACAGACTGATTCTGAAGAGTTTGGAATTAAGATAAAAGGAAGTAGTGAGGAAGAACTTGTATTAAAATATGATACGGTTATATCAAAATTGACTATGGATTGTTCTAAATATGGAAAAGATAAAGACAGTACAAGAAAAGCAGATTTAGCTAAAAACTCAAAAGTTTCTTTACGTGTATTTTTAGACAGATCATCAATTGAAGTTTTCATTAATGATGGAGAAGCAGTAATGACAAGCCGCATTTATCCAAAAGAAAATATTGGAAATATTGAATTTTTTACAAAAAATAGTGAAGTTGAAATCCAATCATTAAAGGCTTGGAAATTAAAAGAAGCTTGGATATAA
- a CDS encoding homocitrate synthase: MKRNVNIVDTTLRDGEQSAGKAFTIEQKLKIAKYLDDNGIYQIECGIPAIGCLEQEIIKAIKANTKNALISTWNRLNIDDIKASMNCKPHIIHISVPVSDLQIYENLNKDKKWIEENLIKCIYYTKEHGYDVTVGLEDASRADIKYIMELSSLIEKLGVNRIRYSDTVGILSLLKTKNVVNEIRRNSNLKVEIHAHNDFGMALGISVEAVKNGAEFVDCTLDGIGERTGNCSLQEFLKISRNFECDYEMNNDNVIKKRLLDIIKN, translated from the coding sequence GTGAAAAGAAATGTGAATATTGTTGATACAACATTAAGAGATGGCGAACAGAGTGCAGGAAAAGCTTTTACAATAGAACAGAAACTTAAAATTGCAAAATATTTAGATGATAATGGAATATATCAGATAGAATGTGGAATACCAGCAATTGGTTGTTTGGAACAAGAAATAATAAAGGCTATAAAAGCCAATACAAAGAATGCTTTAATTTCTACTTGGAATAGATTAAATATTGATGACATTAAAGCATCAATGAATTGTAAGCCTCATATTATTCACATAAGTGTACCTGTATCTGATCTGCAGATATATGAAAATTTAAACAAGGACAAAAAATGGATTGAAGAGAATCTTATAAAATGTATATATTATACAAAAGAACACGGATATGATGTGACAGTTGGATTGGAAGATGCATCAAGGGCTGATATAAAGTATATTATGGAGCTTAGCAGTTTAATTGAAAAACTAGGAGTAAATAGAATTAGATATTCGGATACAGTTGGAATATTATCTTTGCTTAAAACTAAGAATGTAGTAAATGAAATTAGAAGAAATTCTAACCTTAAAGTTGAGATACATGCACATAATGATTTTGGAATGGCACTTGGAATTTCAGTAGAAGCAGTAAAAAATGGTGCAGAATTTGTTGACTGTACTTTAGATGGTATAGGAGAACGAACAGGAAATTGCAGCCTTCAAGAATTTTTAAAAATAAGTAGAAATTTTGAATGTGATTATGAAATGAATAATGATAATGTTATTAAAAAAAGACTTTTAGATATAATTAAAAATTAA
- the nifB gene encoding nitrogenase cofactor biosynthesis protein NifB, which produces MSKQDYVDLNVNPCKMCMPMGVANATYGIKGCMTILHGSQGCSTYIRRHMATHYNEPIDIASSSLTEQGTVYGGEKNLLKGLENLIKLYNPEVITIATTCLAETIGEDVGRIAKTFMEEHPDEKVKLIPVAAPGYGGTQYGGYFNALIAIVSNIEMKKEKNSKVNVVTGPMSPRDARKLKEILNDFNIDYILLPDISENLDDIHKKIYNRLPEHGTSIDEISMMAGAKATIELSTFVSEKSSVGLYLEENYGVKNIRINMPVGLRDTDKFLEVLSQISGNEIPEKYVKERGRYLDAMIDSHKYNAEGRAAIFGEPDFVYSTARMMLENGVMPVLIATGDVCPELKDKLFDEVKELSEALFVDNFDIIDDADFTDIESYAVRLDANILIGSSDGRRIEENKNIPLIRLAFPIHDRVGGQRILSIGYDGSLNVSDSVTNMILERKHDVFRKKTYDMFYKGDVKNMKNKDISVENLKSNIISIEEKTKTHPCFSCDSAHKYARMHLPIAPKCNVSCNYCHRKYDCVNESRPGVTTEVLSPEQAFEKYKYVKSKMPNLKVIGIAGPGDALANFDNVKETLKLIRNDDPEITFCLSTNGLMLPFYAQELIDLGVSHVTITINAVNPEISSKVYKYVDYLGVIYRGEEAAQILLNNQLSGLKYLTDRGIVVKVNIVMLKGINDEHIYDITKKVKDFGATITNIMQMIPVKDSVFENMPLVSLKEINDMRNKCGENIKQMYHCKQCRADAIGTLNDDQSIKISLEMKEKKSDEKIMKFAVATRSGMTVDMHFGHVSEFYIYEYRHGSAMFLERRTIEKYCNGESDCGNENKIDKLINTISDCSGVITLRIGEEPKKKLKEKNILAFASCERLEDAVIKAANILEGKNEVEEIQIL; this is translated from the coding sequence ATGAGTAAACAAGATTATGTAGATTTAAATGTAAATCCATGCAAAATGTGCATGCCAATGGGTGTTGCAAATGCAACTTATGGGATTAAGGGATGTATGACTATACTTCACGGTTCACAGGGATGCAGTACATATATAAGAAGACATATGGCAACCCATTATAATGAACCAATTGATATTGCATCCTCTTCTCTTACAGAGCAGGGAACAGTTTATGGTGGAGAAAAAAATTTATTAAAAGGTCTTGAAAATCTAATAAAATTATATAATCCAGAAGTTATAACAATAGCTACTACATGTCTTGCTGAAACAATTGGTGAAGATGTTGGAAGAATTGCAAAGACATTTATGGAAGAACATCCAGATGAAAAAGTAAAATTGATACCAGTTGCAGCGCCAGGATATGGAGGTACACAATATGGAGGATATTTTAATGCATTAATTGCTATAGTAAGTAATATTGAAATGAAAAAAGAAAAAAATAGCAAAGTAAATGTTGTTACAGGACCAATGAGCCCAAGAGATGCGAGAAAGTTAAAGGAAATACTTAATGATTTTAATATAGACTATATTTTACTACCAGATATTTCAGAAAATTTAGACGATATTCATAAAAAAATATATAACAGGCTTCCAGAACATGGGACAAGTATTGATGAAATAAGTATGATGGCAGGAGCAAAGGCAACTATAGAACTTAGCACATTTGTTAGTGAAAAGAGTTCAGTAGGACTTTATTTAGAAGAAAATTATGGCGTAAAAAACATAAGAATAAATATGCCTGTTGGATTACGAGACACGGATAAATTTTTGGAAGTTTTATCACAAATATCAGGAAATGAAATTCCTGAAAAATATGTGAAAGAAAGAGGAAGATATTTAGATGCTATGATTGATTCTCATAAATACAATGCTGAAGGAAGGGCTGCAATTTTTGGAGAACCTGATTTTGTGTATTCAACAGCACGCATGATGCTTGAAAATGGAGTAATGCCTGTGCTTATTGCAACAGGAGATGTATGTCCAGAACTTAAAGATAAACTTTTTGATGAAGTGAAAGAATTATCTGAAGCATTATTTGTAGATAATTTTGACATAATAGACGATGCTGATTTCACAGACATAGAAAGTTATGCAGTAAGACTTGATGCAAATATCCTTATTGGAAGTTCTGATGGACGAAGAATTGAAGAAAATAAGAATATACCATTAATAAGATTAGCATTTCCAATTCATGACAGGGTTGGAGGTCAGAGAATTTTATCAATAGGTTATGATGGTTCACTAAATGTAAGTGATAGCGTTACAAACATGATACTTGAAAGGAAGCATGATGTATTTAGAAAGAAAACATATGATATGTTTTATAAAGGAGATGTGAAAAATATGAAAAATAAAGATATATCTGTAGAAAATTTAAAAAGTAATATTATATCAATTGAAGAAAAAACAAAGACACATCCATGTTTTAGCTGTGACTCTGCTCATAAATATGCAAGAATGCATCTTCCAATAGCACCAAAATGCAATGTAAGTTGTAATTATTGTCATAGAAAATATGATTGTGTAAATGAAAGCAGACCTGGAGTTACAACAGAAGTATTAAGTCCAGAACAAGCCTTTGAAAAATATAAGTACGTGAAATCAAAAATGCCAAATTTAAAGGTAATAGGAATAGCAGGACCTGGTGATGCTCTTGCAAATTTTGATAATGTAAAAGAAACGTTAAAGCTTATACGAAATGATGATCCAGAAATTACATTTTGTCTTTCAACAAATGGACTTATGCTTCCATTTTATGCACAAGAATTAATAGACCTTGGTGTATCACATGTCACAATTACCATAAATGCGGTTAATCCAGAAATATCATCAAAAGTATATAAGTATGTAGACTATCTTGGAGTTATATATAGAGGAGAAGAGGCAGCACAGATTTTATTGAATAATCAGCTTTCAGGATTAAAATACCTTACAGACAGAGGAATTGTAGTAAAAGTAAATATAGTAATGCTCAAGGGGATAAATGATGAGCATATTTATGATATTACAAAAAAGGTTAAAGACTTTGGTGCTACAATAACTAATATTATGCAGATGATTCCAGTTAAGGATAGTGTATTTGAAAACATGCCTCTTGTAAGTCTTAAAGAAATTAATGATATGAGAAATAAATGTGGTGAAAATATAAAGCAAATGTATCATTGCAAGCAATGTAGAGCTGATGCTATTGGAACTTTAAATGATGATCAGTCCATAAAAATTTCCTTGGAAATGAAAGAGAAAAAATCGGATGAAAAAATTATGAAATTTGCAGTTGCAACAAGAAGTGGAATGACAGTGGATATGCACTTTGGACATGTTAGTGAGTTTTATATATATGAATATAGACATGGTAGTGCAATGTTCCTTGAAAGAAGGACTATTGAAAAATACTGTAATGGAGAAAGTGATTGTGGAAATGAAAATAAAATAGATAAATTAATAAACACAATTTCTGATTGTAGTGGAGTGATTACTTTAAGAATAGGTGAGGAACCTAAAAAGAAATTAAAAGAGAAAAATATTTTAGCATTTGCAAGTTGTGAAAGACTTGAAGATGCAGTAATAAAGGCAGCAAATATTCTTGAAGGGAAAAATGAAGTTGAAGAAATTCAAATTCTATAA
- a CDS encoding peptidylprolyl isomerase — MKLKKFKFYNMGDKMRNNVLAIINGKEITEFDVENIISQYSEADQKSVNTDNGREKILDQLVSCELMYNFAQDEKLEETDEFKVRIEEARKDILTQMGISKAAGNESINENETLDYYNSNKEKFIVGEMVSVKHILVESQEEAYDVKNEIENNQISFSDAALKYSMCPSNMNGGSLGTFGRGKLTASFEEAAFNAKINILTDPVETEFGFHIILVEDFRDEYIKEFDDVKEEIMLHLKKKRELKNYKEIIEKMKKKYYKANLEAFM; from the coding sequence ATGAAGTTGAAGAAATTCAAATTCTATAATATGGGTGATAAAATGAGAAATAACGTGTTAGCTATTATAAATGGTAAAGAAATTACAGAGTTTGATGTGGAAAATATAATAAGTCAATATTCAGAAGCAGATCAGAAGTCTGTAAATACTGATAATGGAAGAGAAAAAATATTAGATCAGCTTGTAAGTTGTGAGCTTATGTATAATTTTGCTCAGGATGAAAAATTAGAGGAAACAGATGAATTTAAGGTTAGAATTGAAGAAGCAAGAAAAGATATCTTAACTCAAATGGGAATTTCAAAAGCAGCTGGAAATGAATCTATAAATGAAAATGAGACTTTAGATTATTATAATTCAAATAAGGAAAAGTTTATTGTAGGGGAAATGGTAAGTGTAAAGCACATACTAGTTGAATCTCAAGAAGAGGCATATGATGTAAAAAATGAAATAGAAAATAACCAAATCAGTTTTTCTGATGCAGCATTAAAATATTCTATGTGCCCTTCTAATATGAATGGTGGAAGTCTTGGAACTTTTGGAAGAGGTAAGCTCACAGCTTCTTTTGAAGAAGCTGCATTTAATGCAAAGATAAATATATTAACAGATCCTGTAGAAACAGAATTTGGTTTCCATATAATACTTGTTGAAGATTTTAGAGATGAGTATATAAAAGAATTTGATGATGTTAAGGAAGAAATAATGCTTCATTTAAAGAAAAAACGTGAATTAAAAAATTATAAAGAAATTATTGAAAAAATGAAGAAAAAATATTATAAAGCAAATTTGGAGGCGTTTATGTGA
- a CDS encoding homocitrate synthase/isopropylmalate synthase family protein: MKLKQRKIEIIDTTLITLWENYRCSFKRNLDKIMELIKLIYIAGADYIEITDELYRFMLKLPEDVEFMLDYYKSIEIKGVDELKENIMIFENNKKIKRLRIIGLDDLILNDYEDILYEVIEKLEDRVELSITDKYKCSTAIAVEWIRVGGKKIVTSFAGIAGNTPLEELLGALRYVENINIRGDFRVFKKISKLYEEITCTSIPPTKPLIGNDIFNVESGIHVNGIIKNSKTFEPYNPEEVGGERKIIIGKHSGIKSLKIKLEELKIEYNSECLDAILIEVRNQSNSKGRGLNDDEIKAACKRGESLCEKKCEYC; this comes from the coding sequence GTGAAACTTAAACAGAGAAAAATAGAAATAATAGATACTACGCTGATTACTTTATGGGAAAATTACAGATGTAGTTTTAAAAGAAACCTTGATAAAATTATGGAACTTATAAAGTTAATTTATATTGCAGGAGCAGATTATATAGAAATTACAGATGAGTTATATAGATTTATGTTGAAGCTACCAGAAGATGTTGAATTTATGCTTGATTACTATAAAAGCATAGAAATTAAAGGTGTAGATGAATTAAAAGAAAATATTATGATTTTTGAGAACAATAAGAAAATCAAGAGGTTAAGAATTATAGGATTGGATGATCTTATATTAAATGACTATGAGGATATATTATATGAAGTTATTGAAAAATTAGAAGATAGAGTGGAATTATCTATCACAGATAAATATAAGTGTTCGACTGCAATAGCTGTAGAATGGATTCGAGTTGGTGGAAAGAAGATTGTAACAAGTTTTGCTGGAATAGCTGGAAATACACCTCTTGAAGAATTACTTGGAGCTTTGAGATATGTTGAGAATATTAATATAAGAGGGGATTTTAGAGTATTTAAGAAAATTTCAAAATTATATGAAGAAATAACATGTACTAGTATACCTCCTACAAAGCCATTAATAGGGAATGATATATTTAATGTAGAATCAGGAATTCATGTTAATGGAATTATAAAAAATTCAAAGACTTTTGAACCATATAATCCAGAGGAAGTAGGAGGAGAGAGAAAGATTATTATAGGAAAGCATTCTGGAATAAAATCTTTAAAAATTAAGCTTGAAGAGCTAAAAATAGAATATAATTCAGAGTGCCTTGATGCTATTTTAATAGAAGTTAGAAATCAAAGTAATAGTAAGGGAAGAGGATTAAATGATGATGAAATAAAAGCAGCATGCAAAAGAGGGGAGAGTTTATGTGAAAAGAAATGTGAATATTGTTGA
- a CDS encoding MFS transporter: protein MSKSKLMYCKLSAYFFFFFVTWSASYSLFSIWLGQEINLSGADTGIIFSVNAIFALCMQPLYGYISDKIGLKKSILSFISILLIFVGPFYIYVYGPLLKYNVILGAVVGGLYLGTAFLAGVGAIESYIEKIGRKYDFEYGKSRMWGSLGWAAATFFAGQLFNINPNINFWIASGSAIILFFIILSISIEMTDEEIEKADSVKIKDIYSLFKLKDFWLFILYVIGVTCFYNVYDQQFPLYYSSMFSTKELGNQVFGYLNSFQVFLEAGMMFCAPFIVNKIGAKKGLIFAAYLMGFRIIGSGLATGPVLISFMKLIHSFELPIMLIAVFKYLVANFDTRLSSILYLVGYQFASQVGATVLSPIVGNFYDTVGFSTTYIVMGITVLVFASVSIFTLANSKKQALKIEKEKIGQTNTI from the coding sequence ATGTCAAAATCAAAATTAATGTATTGTAAATTAAGTGCGTATTTCTTCTTTTTCTTTGTAACTTGGTCAGCAAGTTATTCGTTATTTTCCATATGGCTTGGACAGGAAATAAATTTAAGTGGTGCAGATACTGGTATTATTTTTTCTGTAAACGCTATCTTTGCGTTGTGTATGCAGCCTCTATATGGATATATATCAGATAAGATAGGTTTAAAAAAGAGTATATTGAGTTTTATAAGCATATTACTAATTTTTGTAGGTCCGTTTTATATATATGTGTATGGACCTTTGCTAAAATATAATGTGATTTTAGGGGCAGTAGTTGGAGGCCTTTATTTAGGAACAGCATTCCTTGCAGGAGTGGGTGCAATTGAATCATATATAGAAAAAATAGGTCGCAAATATGATTTTGAATATGGAAAATCTAGAATGTGGGGATCATTAGGATGGGCAGCAGCAACATTTTTTGCAGGTCAGCTATTTAACATTAATCCTAATATAAACTTTTGGATTGCATCAGGTTCTGCTATAATATTATTTTTTATAATATTGTCTATATCAATAGAAATGACTGATGAAGAAATAGAAAAAGCTGATTCTGTGAAAATAAAAGACATATATTCATTATTTAAATTAAAGGATTTCTGGCTTTTTATCCTATATGTCATCGGGGTGACATGTTTCTATAATGTTTATGATCAGCAATTTCCATTATACTATTCATCTATGTTTTCTACAAAAGAATTAGGAAATCAGGTCTTTGGTTATTTGAATTCATTCCAAGTGTTTTTAGAAGCGGGCATGATGTTCTGTGCACCTTTTATAGTAAACAAGATTGGTGCGAAGAAAGGATTAATTTTTGCAGCATATTTAATGGGCTTTAGAATTATAGGTTCAGGACTTGCAACAGGTCCTGTATTAATATCTTTTATGAAATTAATACATTCATTTGAATTACCAATAATGCTTATAGCTGTATTTAAGTATCTTGTAGCAAATTTTGATACTAGATTATCTTCAATATTATATTTAGTTGGATATCAATTTGCATCTCAAGTTGGTGCTACAGTATTATCTCCAATAGTGGGGAATTTCTATGATACTGTAGGCTTTAGTACTACTTATATTGTAATGGGAATCACAGTTTTAGTATTTGCATCAGTATCAATATTTACATTAGCTAATTCAAAAAAACAAGCATTAAAAATAGAAAAAGAAAAAATAGGACAAACTAATACTATATAA